CCGGTGCTGCTGCTCGCCGTGCAGGTCGGGTTCGGGACGATGGGGCTGGCGATGAGCTACGTCTCCCGGGCCTTCGAGCGGCAGGCGGACGTCGAGGCGCTCGAGCTGCTCGGTGAGCCGGAGCTGATGCACGACATGTTGCGGCGGCTGCACGTGAAGAACCTGTCGGACCTCGATCCGAGCCGGTGGAAGCGGGCGCAGGCGACGCACCCTCCCGCCGCCGAGCGCATGGCGCTGGTGCGCGAGTGGCGGCGCGCCCACCACCCCACCCCCTCCACCTGACCCCACCCACCCACCGCGCATACGCGCCGAATCGCCGCCGATTCGGCGCGTATGCGCGGTGGGTGAGTGTCACAGGGGGTGGGGAGACTGGGGCATCGGCGCGGGGAGCGCCCTCAGCTCATCGAGCCACGAGGTGCCGCAGATGCCCTGGCCGCCCGACCCCGACCTCCGCCACCCGACGCCCGACGACCCACCGCCGCCATGGGTCCACGGCGCCCCGCCCGACGACGCGAGCGAGGCCGCTCGCCGGTCCACAGCCGACCCCAGCCACCGGGGTCGCCGTCCGCCGCGACCCGACAGCGCCCGCCGCACCGGCCCGATGCGCCGACAGGCCGGGCTCACCCGCCCGCAGCGCGTCGTCCTGCACGTGCGACGGGACGCCGTCCTCCACGAGATCCGCCGGCTCGACGACGAGCTGCAGGAGCTGACCCGCCGGCGCATCGACCTGCTGGAGCGGGCCCGAGCCCTGCGTGACGACCTCTGGCCCATCGTCCCCGGCGTGATGGGGCGGCGCCCGCCGGCCGTCGACGAGGATCCCCTCGCCCCGGTCGCCGCCGATGCCCAGCTGCTGTGGGGCCCGGCCCTCCGCGCCGTCGCCCTCGACCTGCTCCGCGCACACGGACCCCTGCGGTTGGACGACCTGCACGACCTCCTCCACCGGCTTGGGTACGCCGTCGACAGCACGACCCCGGTCAAGACCCTCGCGGACGCGCTCGGGTACGAGGCCGACGCCGGCCGCGCCGTGCGCGTCAGTCGGGGCACCTACGCCGCCGCCGGCCCTCCGCCTGAGCCCCGCCCGCGCCGCCCCGCCACCGCCCCGCCGTGGGCGGCGGCGAGAGTTGCCCCTCCGTTCACCTCCCGTTCGCCCGAGCCGGGGTCGCGCGCAACCCGCCCTCCGTACGGTCCCCCTGTCATCGCAGAGATGCACGTAGGACCGACGCCCAAGGAGGGCATCCCTTGAGTCACAGCAAGAGCCGCATCACGTGGCTGATCGCCCTGTTCGCCGTCTTCACCCTGGTCGCCGCCGCCTGCGGCGACGACGACGGCGACGACACCTCGAACGGCGGCGCCGGCGAGGAGACCGGCGGCGGGGACGCCGGCGGCGAGGAGGCGGGCGGCGACCTCTCCGGGTCCGTCGTCGTCTCCGGCTCGTCGACCGTCGAGCCCATCTCGGTCGCCGTGGCCGAGAAGTTCAACGGCGAGAACCCTGACGTCGACATCCCGGTGGACGGCCCCGGCACCGGCGACGGCTTCGAGCTGTTCTGCCAGGGCGAGACCGCCATCAACGACGCGTCGTCGAAGGTGAAGGACGCCCAGATCGAGCAGTGCGAGGAGAACGGCATCGAGTTCATCGAGCTCTGGATCGGCAACGACGGCCTCTCGATCATGACCAACGAGGCCAACGACGCGCTCAGCTGCGTCAGCCTCGAGGACATCTACGCCCTCGTCGGACCCGAGTCCCAGGGCTTCGACAACTGGAGCGACGCCCAGGACCTCGCCACCGAGCTCGGCTCGGACACCGAGCTCCCCGATGCCCCCCTCGACGTCACCGGCCCCGGCGAGGAGTCCGGCACGTTCGCCAGCTTCGTCGAGATCGTCATCGAGGAGTTCAACGAGGACCGCGGCCAGGACGCCACGACCCGACCCGACTACCAGAGCTCGGCCGACGACAACGTCATCATCCAGGGCATCCAGGGCAGCGACACCAGCTTCGGCTGGGTCGGGTTCGCCTTCGCCCGGGAGGCCCAGGGCGTGAAGATCCTCGAGGTCGACGGCGGCGACGGCTGCGTCGCCCCGACCGACGAGACGGTCGCCGACGGCAGCTACCCGATCGCCCGCCCGCTGTTCATCTACGTCAACGCCCAGATGGCCGAGGAGAACCCCGCCCTCGCAGCCTTCGTCGACTACTACCTCTCCGACGAGGGCATCGCCTCGGTCGGTGAGGTCGGCTACGTGCCCCTCGCCGACGAGGACCTCGAGGCCACCCGGTCCCTCTGGGAAGCCCGCACCACGGGCGCCCAGTAGCGCCACGCTCCCGTAGCGGTGGACGGGACGCCACGACTGTTGGCGTCCCGTTCACCTCTCGTTCACCTCCGGCGGGGTGGCGCGCAACCTGCCCTCCGTACCGTCCACCCCCGTGGACCAGGAGCAGGACCGATGCGTGCCGTCCCCGCCGGTACCGAGTCGACGGAAGGCCCTCGCCACCATGGCGATCACCCTGGCAGCCACCATCGCTGCCACCTCCTGCACATCACGCGGCGGTGACCAGCTCGCCGGTGCCGTCGTCGTCTCCGGCTCCTCGACCGTCGAGCCCATCTCGGTCGCCGTGGCCGAGAAGTTCGACGCCGGAGCCGGCAGCCGCGTCTCGCTCGCCGTCGACGGTCCCGGCACCGGCGACGGCTTCGAGCTGTTCTGCCACGGCGAGATCGCGATCAACGACGCCTCCTCGAAGATCAAGCCCGAGCAGATCGAGCAGTGCGAGGAGAACGGCGTCGAGTTCATCGAGCTCTGGATCGGCAACGACGGCCTGACGCTCCTCACCACCGAGCGCAACGATGCCGTGAGCTGCCTCACGCTGGCCGACGTCTACGCCCTCGTCGGCCCCGAGTCCCAGGGCGTCGACGACTGGAGCGACGCCGAGCCGCTCGCCGCCGAGCTCGGGTCCGACACCGACCTCCCCGACCTGCCGCTCACCGTCACCGGGCCCGGCGAGGAGTCGGGCACGTTCGTCAGCTTCGTCGAGCTCGTGATCGAGGAGCTCAACGAGGAACGGGGCCAGCCGGCGACGACCCGTCCCGACTACCAGAGCTCCTCGGACGACAACGTCATCGTCCAGGGCGTGCAGGGCAGTCCGTCCGGTCTCGGGTGGGTCGGCTACGCCTTCGCCCGCGAGGCCGACGGGGTGAAGATCCTCGAGGTCGACGGCGGCGATGGCTGCGTCGCCCCGACCGACGAGACCGTCGCCGACGGCAGCTACCCGATCAGCCGCCCGCTGTTCATCTACGTCAACGCCGAGATGGCCGACGACAGCGCGGCGCTCGACGCCTACGTCGATCTCTACCTGTCAGAGGACGGCATCCGCTCGGTCGCCGAGGTCGGCTACGTGCCCCTCGCTCCCGAGGACCTGGCCGAGACCCGTGCCCGCTGGGAAGCCCGCATCCGAGGAGCCGCATGACCGTCCTGTCCGTCGACGACTTCCGGGGCGACCAGCGCCGGGTCCGGAGGGACGCCCAGGTCCGACGGGCGGTGTTCCTCGCCGCCACCACGTCGATCGTGGTCAGCGTGCTCATCGTCGGTTCCCTGCTCGGGGAGGCGTGGACGTTCATCTCCCAGGTCGAGATGAGCGCCCTGTGGACCGACGGCTGGTTCCCGCGCCGGGGCATGTACGACCTGCGCACAGTCGTCGTCGGCAGCCTCCTCGTCACCGGTGTGGCGATGGTCGTCGCCGTTCCCCTCGGTGTCGGGGCCGCGATCTACCTGTCGGAGTACGCCGACCGACGGGTCCGCAAGTTCCTCAAGCCCTTCCTCGAGATCCTCGCTGGCATTCCGAGCGTCGTGCTCGGTGTGTTCGCCCTGCGCTTCATCTCTCCCGAGGTCGTCCAGCGGGTCATCGACGACGCCTCGCAGTTCAACATGCTGGCGGCGGGCATCGGCGTGGGCATCCTCACCATCCCGCTCATCGCCTCGATCTCCGAGGACGCCATGCGCTCGGTGCCCGACAGCCTCCGCGAGGCGAGCTACGGCATGGGCGCCCGCAAGATCACCACCGTCGTGCGGGTCGTGATCCCCGCGGCGATCTCGGGGCTCGTCGCGGCGTTCATCATCGCCGTGTCCCGGGCCATCGGCGAGACGATGGTCGTCCTCATCGCCGCCGGCGGCACCGGCGGCTCCCTCTTCTCCACCGACGTGACGGGACCGGGCACGACGCTCACGGCGGCCATCGCCTCCCAGGCCGTCGGCACCGACCAGGTGCGGGGCGAGGCGCTCACGTTCCAGAGCCTCTTCTTCGTCGCCCTGCTCCTGTTCCTGACCACCCTGCTGCTCAACGTGATCGCCAACCGGATCGTCCGGCGCGTGCGCGAGATCTACTAGGAGCCGACGTGACCGTCCTCAGCACCCCCGGCGCGATCGCCGAGCGCACCAGCAAGGACTCGGTCGAGCGCCAGCTCACCGGCGGCCGAGCCGACGTCAGCGGTCGGGCCTTCCAGGTCGTCGTCGGCGGCGCGTTGGCCGTGTCGCTGGTCGTCCTCCTCGTGCTGCTCGTCGACGTCGCGACCGACAGCTGGAGCGT
This portion of the Actinomarinicola tropica genome encodes:
- a CDS encoding substrate-binding domain-containing protein, with translation MAITLAATIAATSCTSRGGDQLAGAVVVSGSSTVEPISVAVAEKFDAGAGSRVSLAVDGPGTGDGFELFCHGEIAINDASSKIKPEQIEQCEENGVEFIELWIGNDGLTLLTTERNDAVSCLTLADVYALVGPESQGVDDWSDAEPLAAELGSDTDLPDLPLTVTGPGEESGTFVSFVELVIEELNEERGQPATTRPDYQSSSDDNVIVQGVQGSPSGLGWVGYAFAREADGVKILEVDGGDGCVAPTDETVADGSYPISRPLFIYVNAEMADDSAALDAYVDLYLSEDGIRSVAEVGYVPLAPEDLAETRARWEARIRGAA
- the pstC gene encoding phosphate ABC transporter permease subunit PstC, coding for MTVLSVDDFRGDQRRVRRDAQVRRAVFLAATTSIVVSVLIVGSLLGEAWTFISQVEMSALWTDGWFPRRGMYDLRTVVVGSLLVTGVAMVVAVPLGVGAAIYLSEYADRRVRKFLKPFLEILAGIPSVVLGVFALRFISPEVVQRVIDDASQFNMLAAGIGVGILTIPLIASISEDAMRSVPDSLREASYGMGARKITTVVRVVIPAAISGLVAAFIIAVSRAIGETMVVLIAAGGTGGSLFSTDVTGPGTTLTAAIASQAVGTDQVRGEALTFQSLFFVALLLFLTTLLLNVIANRIVRRVREIY
- a CDS encoding substrate-binding domain-containing protein — protein: MSHSKSRITWLIALFAVFTLVAAACGDDDGDDTSNGGAGEETGGGDAGGEEAGGDLSGSVVVSGSSTVEPISVAVAEKFNGENPDVDIPVDGPGTGDGFELFCQGETAINDASSKVKDAQIEQCEENGIEFIELWIGNDGLSIMTNEANDALSCVSLEDIYALVGPESQGFDNWSDAQDLATELGSDTELPDAPLDVTGPGEESGTFASFVEIVIEEFNEDRGQDATTRPDYQSSADDNVIIQGIQGSDTSFGWVGFAFAREAQGVKILEVDGGDGCVAPTDETVADGSYPIARPLFIYVNAQMAEENPALAAFVDYYLSDEGIASVGEVGYVPLADEDLEATRSLWEARTTGAQ